CACCGCTATCACCACCCGAACCACTGcaaccaccaacaacaaccagTACACCACAGCAACACCATCAGCATAATCGCGCTGTTGACGAAATCATCGAGTTGCCTGTAGATACCGTTGATGCAGCCACCTCTAGGTAACAAATCAACATAACATAAGGAACATCTTATTTTGCTAAGTGTAATTGTCTTGGATCACGTCCACAAGAAACCCTCACTGCacagtttcattttttagttatttttttaatttattcaatcATTGGCTAGatatttaaaacattaaagtATTCGAACTCTTTTTCGAATTCAAAATATGTCCTTATTTCATATTCAAACTTTTCCACTTTCACATTTATTTTCTCAAAGTCGGAAATCTTTTTATTGGTccaaacttaaattaaatatttttatgtacatgccaagaaacaacaaatatctgaatgaacaaaaacaaatccttactaatttctttttcttacatttacatttttcTGCGTGCATTACGATCATCcgaataaatttttgttttgttagaAAACAATCGATCAATTCATCGCCGCCAGCCAAGGGGTAAGTAAATCGAACCATTCTACAATGTACAATTTAAGACTAAACCGCGATCAGATCCAAATCTGCAACTAACCACACGAGACTCAGACCCATCCAGGGGCCGACTCTCAACTACAATCTGATAATACTTGAGCAATTTTCTCTCTATATACTACAATATATGTCCTGCATAAGTTGACACCTACTTTCCATTTCACTCCATTCCATTCCTACCGCCATCCACCATCCATGCGCTGCCCAATAATCGCATACGAATCGTATATATAGCACGATGTTCAGTCGAAAATCGGACAGTGGTCTGCCCGAGATCCGTGTTAAAGCGCCCTCTGTCGACCGCGGAGCGCACTATTACTATAATCATCAcagtggcggtggcggcggctcGGGATCATTGAGCAAGCACTGGTCCTACGAGCAGGTGGACAGGTACTGGCCCCGCCCCTAACTAAGCCTAACGCCCCACCCACTATCCTTTAGCCCTAAATGTCCATTAATGTGTTGGTGTCGTTCGGTTTGTGTTCGTAACGCTCTCTAACCTTTCAGATGGTTTGATTTAAAGAAGGGAGTTTCATGAAGAACTTGATGAAAGTTTCAAAGATTTATTTGCACTCTTCATAGAAGATTCCCTTCTCTAAATCCATCCATCCAAAATCTGTCTATCTATGTATCTTTCAAGCTCAGTCTCATCTTCATCATCATGGTTCAGAATCTTTATTCTAACATCTATCATGACTCTGTATCTTCCCTCTGTTTTCTTTGGTAACTTAAACTGCATCTgtttctgtatctgtatctgtatccgtatctgtatctctgcCTCTCCACAAAAGTTGTATTCGCTGCTATGATTTAAACCTATCGCTATGCGTTCTTTGCTAGTATGTACCGGTGTTTGGCTTCGATTAATCCTAGTTTAAATCtagttttatttgatttatttttgttcaaCCACCGAGTTCTCCACACCGATGCACTGGCATGTAGTCTGTGGAGCATGCAGCGCACACATTCCTTAAAAGAGCAAAAAACAGCACCCGCATGTCAAGTTGTTAGATTCCAGGAACCATCTTGAAGAGCTCCATGTACTAACTAGTTTTCTCGGTGAACTTTCAGCGCGGGTGAGTTCAATCTGGAGGAGGAAAACTTTGCCCAGCGGGATCATCACATCATCGTGGAGGTGTTAATCTCCTCCTGGTACGCTCTGTTGGCCAACACGGATCTTATCTGCTACATTGTGGTTTTCATCAATCAGGTAAGAGTACTTTGGACATGAAGGTCCTATTTTTAATCATGATCCTCCCTTTCAGGTCGTTAATGCCAGTCTCATTTCGCTGCCCCTGCCTCTAATGGTCTTTTTATGGGGCACCTTGTCCCTGCCGCGGCCCACGAAAACCTTCTGGGTCACCCTGATCGCCTACACCCAGGCCATTGTGCTGGTCAAGTGCGTCTTCCAGTTCAAGCTCATCTGGTCCAACTACCAACGGCTGCCCAACAAGCCCCTATCTACGGCCAAGATCTTTGGCGTGGAGGAGAAGGCGCACTATGCGATCTACGACTTGATACTACTGTTGGTACTTTTCCTGCATCGGTACCTCCTGAAATCTCAGGGTCTGTGGAAGTCCGGCTACAAGGATACCGATAACCAGTTTACCAAACCCACCGCCAGCATGTAAGTCGACAAACCATTTTAGTAGACTTATTTTTATGAACCTTTATTTTCAGTGATGATCGCGAGGACAGTGATAATCTCTCGCAACCCGACTCCCGCCAGTTGAACGAAGAAGCGGCACAGAAGATGAGCCTCCAAGTTAGCCAGGCTTCCCTGCCAGGTTCGCCGGAGTACAGCAAGACGGGAATTAATCCTTTAGAGTACGATTTCGTAAAATAGCTTTGAAAATCCTATTACGTAACTATATCTTTAAATTACAGACGCACGAAGTACACTTCATCGTTGCACAAGTTCTTCTTCAATCTGGTTCACAAATCTCGTCTAGCCACGGATGTATATGCTCTGATGTTCCTCTGCGATTTTGTGAACTTCTTCGTACTGCTGTTCGGCTTCACCGCTTTTGGAGTAAGGAATCTTAATTTAAAGGTGTCTATACCCAACTAAAAGTTGTATTTTCTTTCCAGACCCAACAAACCGAAAGCGATGAAGGTGTCCAAACGTATTTGGCTGAGAACAAGGTGCCCATACCCTTCCTGATCATGTTGCTGGTCCAGTTCTTGCTGATTGTCATCGATAGAGCCCTCTACTTGCGGAAAGCCCTCGTCAACAAGATCATCTTCCACTTCTTTTCGGTTATTGGAATACATATCTGGATGTTCTTTGTGGTGCCCGCTGTTACGGAAAGATCTTTCAACTCATTGGCTCCACCGATAATCTTCTATGTCATCAAATGCTTCTACATGCTCCTCAGCTCGTATCAAATCAAGTCCGGCTACCCCAAGCGCATTCTGGGCAACTTCTTCACGAAGGGCTTCTCGATGGTCAACATGATTGCCTTCAAGGTGTACATGCAGATACCATTCCTCTACGAGCTGCGAACTATCCTGGATTGGGTGTGCATAGACAGCACAATGACCATCTTCGATTGGCTGAAAATGGAAGACATCTTCTCGAATATCTATCTCATCCGGTGCACCAGGCAGTCGGAGACGGATTTCCCGGCTATGCGCGCTCAGAAGAAGGCTTCTCTTTCGAAGCTGCTGATGGGCGGTACGGTTGTTCTGCTGATTGTGATTTGCATCTGGGGACCACTCTGTCTCTTTGCCCTGGGCAATGCCGTGGGCACGTCGAATGTGCCGTATCATGTGTCATTATCGATTCGTATAGGCCCGTATGACCCCATCTATACCACCAACAATTATGACAGCATCTTTGAGATAAACCAAACAATGTACTCTGAAATGACGAATGCTTATATTTCGGACAAACAGGCAGTGACCTTTATAACAGGATACGATCCAACGGATGTGGCAGCAGTGAAGCTGGCGGGTAATTCGCCATCCCTATGGAATATAGCTCCGCCGGACAGGCAAAGGTTGCTAAATGATTTGAGAAACAGTAAGATCTGCTTAATCTTTCCATTAGAGTGTTTAAATAACCTGTTTTCTTATTGCAGATCATACTTTAAAGGCGCGTTTCTCGTACTCCCTCACTCGCAAAGCTCCTGCCAAGGGGTTGAAGGAAAATGTGGGTGATGAGCATGCCATTTCCTTGGATGAATCTTTCGAGGGACGTGCCGCACTTATAAGAATGCTAAGCGAGACCCACGAACTGGATCAAGCCCCAATCGTAGATATTTCTGCAAATGGAACTAACTCAACAAATGGAACAAACCCACAACCCGATGTGAAAGTATTGTCGCCTGCCGAAGACATCGTGGTGATACCTGGAATGATACCCAAGTTCATCAAGGTTCTAAACTCGGGCGACGCGGCAGTGGTCAGTGTACTGAACAAAAAGAACAATGACTACCGCCCGCTGGTCATCAAAATGCATCGCGACAACGAGACCAACGGGCTGTGGTGGGAGATTCGGGACTATTGCGAAGATGCCTTCTACACCGAAACCCTGTCCAAGTTCGCTTACAGCAATTGCACATCGGGCATCGTGATGTACACATTCAACGACAAGAAGTTCCCATCGACATTCAGTTTTCTCACAGCCGGCGGGTTAgtgtttgaatatttttaatctatcGAAATTTCATGTAAAATGTCTGTTTCTGCAGCATCATTGGATTGTACACCACCTTTGTGTTATTGGCCTCGCGCTTCATGAAGTCGTTCATCGGCGGGCAGAACCGAAAGATCATGTTCGAGGATCTGCCCTATGTGGATCGCGTGCTGCAACTGTGTCTGGATATCTATCTTGTACGGGAGGCTCTGGAGTTTGCGCTGGAGGAGGACCTGTTTGCCAAATTACTCTTCCTGTACCGCTCGCCAGAGACGCTGATCAAGTGGACCCGCCCCAAGGAGGAGTACGTGGACGATGACGGCGACACGGACTCGATTCCCAGTCGAATGAGTGTGCGCCGGCCggagcaactgcagcagccaCAATAACATAGGTCTAACCCAAACGCTTAAGTAATCTAGAGTTTTTTACGTATTTAGTACGTATTGCGTTATCGTAGGTTTCATAGtctttttaaacatttttataaacgGAAAGTCACACAAATCCAAACACAAAGTAACACATCGCCCATTTACACAGTTTACAGTcgttcgattttttgtcaagaGTACTGCCCGTCTGTGAAACTGTAGAAGTCGAAAATTATTGTATACACCAACTATTTTGCATATATTGAacctatatatgtatgtaatttGTGTACCTAGTTTGTAAGCCAATGTATTTAGACTTTAAGTAAGCAAAGTGTTGCTGTTTGTTAGTGTAAAAACGAATGATTACTAGTGAATTGCAATTCTGCCTAGGCAGAGCaaaacttatttattaaagtTAATCCTAAATAGGTGTAAAAAAGGAAGATCAAGTTGGAGATACTAactatattaataataataatgatgaaAACTCATTTTCAGGGAATTTAGCATTTTACAGAAACCGTAAATTTAAACGAATAACCTAATACGAAGCATCCGAGTTAAGTAAGTAGGTAAACTAATGGATAGATAATgaatgttttatatttttacgaatcaatAATATCATGTGTGTAATATTAACTGATATGGCTTCGAATCGCGTACATTTATCCAAGCTGCAATATGCCTCAGTGTGCCCTTTATAGAACGGATTAAAGATATTATGTAAAGATATGTTAATACTGTTTGTTATAGACCTAGATCGGATGGAAAAATATCGAAAGCGAATATGTTGCATATACTATATACAGCGTTGACATTATTTTAGGCATATCATATAGCATATTTTTGTATCGAATGCAAATATCATTTGCTTGAGCGACCATTTCatatcaaaatttaaatgtagGATCTATTTAATGCTTCAGAGCGTAGGCTTCAAATCGAAATTGATCATAACAATTATATCTCCAATAGGCAATCTCTTACACGTTACATCGCGCTAACTAAATCTTTATGTgctattttatatacatataaaaaaaaataattaaaatcgatttatataaaaatcacaataaacaatttttgtacCAAGAAATGAACAACTTAAATCGTACATATAGAAAGTGCATCTATTTTTTAGTGTTTAATTTTCCATCATAAGCTTAACTGGAATACTTACGAACTAAAATAAAGAATCGAAATCTATTgtactaaaataaaaacaaatggcTTACACAATCTccttttatatattcttgagaattgaatttttattaaacttatAAAAAAGATAAAACTTTACAAATATTGGAGTAAAATCCCCTAGGGAATTCGAGTGGAACAATTCCGATAGTGGGTAAATCGGATCTCACTCTCTCCACTGCTGGCACTCTCGCTGCTCTGTTGGCGAACAAACTTTACGGCAGGATACACCTCCTCCCACTCGGATTCGCTGCGACTAAGGACGCCACGCCGTCGAGGTGTCGTGAAGGAGCTCTCCTGATCCTTTTGTGCCGCCGGCATGGGATTGTTCAGCATTTGCGTAACACTCTTCGATAGGCGAATCGACTGGATACGGTTGTAGCCACTGCCCGTTGGCTTGTAGCGTTCCAGTTTCGAGGTGAACCGCGATATTTCATTGCTCATCCACTCGGGGGCGCGCATGTTGGCCAAGTAAACCGAGTGTCGTCTCGGCCAAGTGCTTTTATAGCCAACCTTGCTTGGAGGGTGACATAAGTTGTGGGGCAATCGATATGGCTTGGAGGCAAGGCTGAAACCTCAGTTTCTTGGCTTTCTCAGTTTCCACCCCTCTGTGCTATTGACCTATTAACTAATCAAACACTCGGCCCATGCAACACCTTCGATTATTGCAACAAAATATACATAACATTTAATTAAGAACTAGGCGAACGGGCGAGAGGGGGACACAAGTTAAATAAGAATAACAGAATAAAATTGCCACAAAATTCGAGCTAGTGGTGGGTCAGATATGCAAACTGTGCTATCTACATTAGCATAGTTTATGTTTAAGGAGCCGCCACAGCTTATGACACCTTGCAGTTGTCGTCGTGCAGATGGTCGCCATCGAGCTGGACATCCTCCTCGGAGGTTGAGAAAACGCCGCCCTGTAGGACCTTGTTGACGGCGGCGCGAGCCAAGTAACCGGTGGTCTCCGAGTACGGTAGTGAGTAGAAGGCCTTGAGATCCTCGGTCTGAGACTGCTGTGGCTGCGGCTGGATATTGTTATCCTTGCAGTACATGGAAAAGGCCTCGGCCAAGATGCCATCCAAATCCAGGACTTGTTTGAAGTGTAGTTCAGGATTGCTTTTTGAAACAGGAATCAATCAATAAACGAATGAGAAACTATATAAGGATTTTCCATACCGATTGAGAATGGTAGCCACAATGCACAATAGCTCCACAGTTATCTGGCGCCTCTCCGGCCGGTCTATGCAAATAAGAGTCTCTTCGACCAACAGATTAAAGGTCAATTCTCCGCGACTCATGTTTGTCAGAGTCGGTGTGGCTGGTAGATGATGACCCTGTGTCAAAATACCTTGAGGAGTGCGCTGAAGGATTTCCCAGATTTTGTTATAGAAATGTTTTGGCACGCGGCACAAACAGCCCTCCAGTTGGCGACGCTGCAAGGTAGTGAGCCTAAAAAgcacaaattatttattaaaaagaacTTCATAAGTCTACTAATGCCACAACTCACTTTTCTTCCGTAGCCCACTCGCTGACGGTTAAAACTTTCTGCAACAAAATACGAACTTGGAAGGGCGACAGATTGTCAACATCTATGCTCTGCTGTCCAGAGATTTGAAGGTATATTCTCATAGCCTCTAGTACCCAGCCAATGCGGATTTTAAGTATTCCCCTGAACATAGACGGATTGGTGGCTATTAAACGACCACAGTACAGGACCACCTCCTGTTGCAACACCGCCTGGATGACGTCGTACGGCTGAACGCTGGTGTACATCACGTTCTGGATCTCCGCTGGTGTCATGGGCTTGTCGAATACCGTCTCCTTTTGGCCAATGATGCCCACAGTCAGTTCTTTGCCGTTTACCAGCACAGTGGTGATGAAAGGGCTGATGGAATCCACAATGTGGTGGAGAAGAGAGGAGCAATATCTCACGGCACGCCAGTAGCGCAAGGATCCGGCTCGATGGTAAAGCTGCGTAAGAGCCGTGTTCACATTCAAGCCATTCACCTCGAAATGGGGACCTTCGCGGTTCAACAGAATACCCCAGAGTTGGCACAGGCAGTAAATGGAGTCCGTATTGCGAAGAGCgttgatgatgtcaggagtTGGTTTCTTGTCAAAGTGCTGCTGGAATTTGGAAACAGATAATGTGGTAGATATTCAACTATAAGTTTTCAGTTTATTTACCGCCACGGAGACCTTCTCTTCCACGTATGTCAAAGCCTTGGGCACATCTGTCAGGGATTGGTAGCCAATATACTCGTGGTTTATCTGCGAGAATGCATTCTCATTGTCCGTCAAATCGCTCTGGTTCATAAAGTCCAGATGCTCTATACACGAGCTGCTAATCAAGTTCTGCAGTCTACCGATGCGCACCTTCATGCCATCGCAATAGCCCTTCTTGAGCATGGCCAGCAGATCCAGCATCTCCTTGAACTGCGGATCACGCATGTGCTCCTCCCGGATGAGCAGGCAGACAGTGGGCCTGCCGGACAGCCGCCAGTATTTGCCGACGAACTGCAGCTCCGTCTTGATATCGTCAATAAGGAGGGCCATGTCTCGATATAAATAAAAGTCGGACACCTCGAAGATTAGAGGATAGCAAAGAACTGTCATTCCGCAGATGCGATACACCTTGCTGGTGCCCAAGGAACCGACGGGTCGGGAGGGACGTCCAGAAAGACCAACCTTGTTGTTGACGCCCAAGTGTTGATAGACTTTAATAAGCTCCGTGGAGCTCCAGATTTGTACAGGTTCCACCTGGACAATATAAGGattataaaaaaggaaaaaaatactaaGACATTAGCTTACCTCATGGGGCGTTTGGGTTTGAATGCCATAGGTGGCCATCATGGCCTGCAGTCGCATGGACTCTGCAATCAGGACGATCTGTACTACAAGATCTGTGGCTGTGCCCTGTAAGGATCACCCAGAAATTATTAGAAATTGAATAATTCCTTTAATGGCGGGATTAAACATGTTAGGATGCATGAGGCCAATTCAAGATTCTTGGATTTTAATCACGTGACAAGAAAATTTTCACTAGCCAAATgccaaaatgcaaaaacacacaaaaggAGCTGGGGAAGGGATCGGAATCGGGATTCTAGCAGATGGGTAATACAGTGGGAGGAGTGGGGATACATAAGTTAAAGGTATTTAAGATTTTAGCATGCCAAACATGGATTAGATGGGACACATAAACAATGCCCATAAcgaatttggaaaaaattacaaatgaatttggaaaatatttaataggaTTACTTCAAGATCTTTAAGAGTTAAAAATAGTGACAAGGTGCAATTATCATGGCTCTCTTTTTGAGACATATTCAAGGTTTATAATCTATGCCAATTGTTGTTCCTAAAGAATACGATAGGCCCGTCCCAGGCCCAAGTTGTAACCACAAATTACCTTCTTGTGATCCAAAATAAGAGGAATGCGTGGTTTCTTTGGTTATTATTGGAGAAACACATATGGATATTGTTTTTAGCAATGACGGTTAATAAGTGGTAGTTCATTTTTAAGGACTCAAGCAAAGCTGCTGTCATATTGGCATTTTGTTTTCAAGCAgtcccccaaaaaaataaaaaaaaatgtaggaACGATAGTGGTTTTTATTGAAAGCCAATTAAATCATTCAGTGTTAACACTTTTAGAGTGACATTAGGCCAAATTGAGCGGCATCGTTCTTTCAGGGTTAAGTACAACAAGTTAGCAACTGCAAACTACTAAAGAAACCCAAACTTCTGGTGATAAATTACTTACAGTGCCCGGTTTAGCCTATAGAGCGTGTGTGTATAGGttgatgttttattttattttattttttaaacaaaatatgcGGTATATATTGATAGGTATATAGAGAGTGGAAAGAAACCGAAAAGAGTAAAGAGAAAACTTTTGATTTAGATAccgaaaaaaatttgaattactATATACAATTAAAACAGACATACAGAAATTATAAGTTCTATGTATAAAGTaagcaaataattatttaaataatgtGTTGTGTGTTTTGATCGTTCAGTGTGTCATAATCATGTCTTTTCGATCAGTGTGTCTGGCTGAACtctaaaaagccacaaaaaataaataaatctagGTGATCTTTAGTGCGACAGTGTCTTTGATCTAAAAagcataatttaattttgtacacataggtataaatatttttaggtcTACATAATTTTGAATTTCGAATATCAATTATATTGATTGCATAGCAGAACATCTACTTACTTTGTGTTTTTCGTCAATAGCTTTGCCCTGTTATTACGAAACCAATTAATATGTATACAATTTTGGGGATTTTATGGACAGTTTGATTTTGTTTCGAttgttttttgtataaagATGGGTGTAGGTAGCGGTAGTATGTGGTAGTGGTTTGTAGTTGGTAGTAGAAGATGAACAGAATGTAGATAGAATTAAATATCGGAGCCAATTATTCACTTAACCCATACAATTTACTAAGGAAACAAAACACTTATGTGTAATAGGAGATTCCAATTAGGAGCGAACGCAGACACACACGGCAGACACACAAAACTCAtcagcggcagcggcggcggtggcagcAGCGGAGACCCCCAATTGAGCAAATCGGAAATCCCATAAACCCTACGCTTTGAAATGGATAACCAATGAACATCAAGACACTTCGTAATTCGAAATTACTTGAAAATTATATGCAAAGTTTTGGAATTCAAACCATAAATctcagtttttaaaataaaataaataaacttattcaTTTTGGTTCAATGAAAACTTtgcatattttacaatttaaatgATCATTTCATAGCGCAATACCCCACCTAGTTTCTGATTCCAACTTACCTGAAAAGCAGAGTAGCGACCTGCCCGTCTAGGACGATTGTAGCTTGGCAAATATCTACGAATCGGATCCAATTCGTTGATATGGAGTAGCTGTGCAGTCAGCAGCTGTGCAATAATGAAGAACGACTGACCCCAGAGGAACAGAGATTGCGAGGGAGCACGCATATAGGAACCATCTCCATCGGGAGCATAATACATAGTCACAACGGGATCTCCATTGGCATCAGTGCGCAGGCAGCGGCGCAGATCGTTTTGAAACTCTTCGATCTGCTCGTGGTTGTTCTTGAAAACTCCATCGATAATCATGGCTATGAAAAACAATGGCCATTCGCATTCGAGGCCCTCGAACTCTTTCAATTCCCCAGAGTGATAGTAACGGCGGGTTTTATCTTCATTTTTGCTGAGGAAACCATCCCGTGTGAAGCGTTTGAAGCCCATCTTGCTGCGCAAACGGTTTACCACGTTCTGTTTGGTCTGCTCCACCAAGCGATCCTCGTGCGAGGCAAAAGCTGGGAACGAGAGGGTCAGCAGTAAAGAGGCATCAACAccctgaaaaaaaaagatataagtAAATAGAAAAACAGCTAATAATTCAAAAGAAACCTTTGAGCTCGACTCCCTTGGCAGCATAGTTTCGAAAATACTACGATTGCGGTTGTGGGCATCAATATCTACGTACACCACGCTCCAGGATGCCCCCTTCTCCCCAAACAAGTTGCAGCCATTGATGGCCTCCAAAGCAGACTTGGCCATGCCAATGGAAGAGGCATGGATCTCGGGAGTTCCATTATTGTACTTGGAGCCCCGCTCCCACATTCCAAAGTCGGGCGTGCGATAGGCACGCTCCACATAGTACACGAGATTCTGAACAAAGGCCACCTCGTCGTGGGTGTAGATGATCTGCAGGCCGGAGGTTATCATCTGGACGAGGAACAGCAGATACAGCGACACCTAAAGAGGATTAATCATTAATTTAGACTATAAACTTTTCATTGGAAGGCATCTTCGACTCACGCAATCGATCTGTAAATGATTGTAGAACTCATCCGGGTAGATCTTCTCGCCTGTGTGCAGCTGGAACTTGCTGTGCAGAGCATGCTGGTTAGACTGACGCTGCTTGAATAGCTCCACACGGGAAGCCTGCTTCACCCAGCACTCAAGGATGCCGCGCATGCATTTTACCGTGCTCTGGCCCAGCTCGTAGGACTTGCCACGATCGTCATCGATGCGTCTGTAGGCCTGGTACAAGCTCCACACTGCGGCCGCACAGTAGACACTGTCTCGCACGGATCCCACAACCTGGTCGGTGCTCATCACCGGAAACAATCCTGTGATGGGGCTCTGGTACCGCAGCAGTTGTCGTTTGACTAAGGGTGAAAGTGTTAAAATTGCCGGTTATCTCTCGTTTATTGAACAGCTATGCAAATAAACAAACGAATCTGTTTACAATTAACCTGGGGCGTCAACAGTTTGCGCGGTGCAGGGGGGAATATATTAATAAACGCCGCATTGGCGTATCGCTCGCAATAAATGCCCCAATTGAGGGTTCCAAggttatataaattaaagtcTCCGCTTCTTACCGAGGCCATAGTAAATGTCCAACTGCTTGACGGTGTCTTCATAATTGGAGGTCTTCAAAAACTGGTCCAAGTTGATGTCTTCCAGGCTGTTGTGGCGTCCATCCGGAGCCCCAGTACTCCCTCCAGGAGTTGTGACCGAGAGACCGAGTCTAGTAAACGGAAAATTAGTCGTATAGTTGAAGATAAGTAAATAATTTCAGTAGTAATTACGATTTCGGCACATTACGCATCGCGTATTTTTTGCGCTTTTTTCGTACGCTGAGAAAATTGTATCAAAGTCAAGAAAAAGTCAAATATCTGCAACAGCTGTTTGCTGATAGTAGCTTTTCGCGATTGGACTATTCGATTAATCGATTAGTTGGCGTGCATTTgcagaaaatttgaaaaatagtAATTACTTTA
This region of Drosophila bipectinata strain 14024-0381.07 chromosome 2L, DbipHiC1v2, whole genome shotgun sequence genomic DNA includes:
- the LOC108127297 gene encoding uncharacterized protein, with product MRAPEWMSNEISRFTSKLERYKPTGSGYNRIQSIRLSKSVTQMLNNPMPAAQKDQESSFTTPRRRGVLSRSESEWEEVYPAVKFVRQQSSESASSGESEIRFTHYRNCSTRIP